The following coding sequences are from one Aethina tumida isolate Nest 87 chromosome 2, icAetTumi1.1, whole genome shotgun sequence window:
- the LOC109600807 gene encoding chaoptin: protein MIILLLIGLLTLTRSTQEAECDKNIDFHNDHGYGYDISCKSLTDANKDVLEDIVINNEFSVMISSSTINNASPKLFHNVLNIKKLTIDNSTFKIPDNQPIFEKLGSLLDLKILRTNFKAFKNVFRGMDNLEELELDENDLEYIPEGTFENIQHLQMLKITNNKLKHMRDIPICETKKLKMLNLEHNMISTLSNFKFSCNKHRDSIGLSLNDDMLNVGIQDNSYLNTSETFTNLIMLNLKHNSITDIGLSLADLKGLKIIDLEGNNLKTIRLAQFDGLDSLEKINLRNNKIKMIDDAVFLKKPYLYNLNLEGNLITKINLNSTTTLRHLNLAHNKLVLTSLSILNNLKGLKELVISNNQISEIIPNEFRNFTSLEILDVSSNNLTLHNESFNDLKSLQNLIISNNNIKRLPSGVFATTLELKTLDISHNQFEVLPTDVFYSLINLESLNMSYNRLENLQFILFKPLKKLNLLDIAGNRLKYIQYDLIINNLPSLSVINVKHNWLSCQFLYKMITFLKDKSISYTINEKFEYEKENVEGIYCKEGHNEENIIANHLVGDENASVSSWAIFLMVLAGVFASTFAIYKAVLIYRRRRYTVDQFELIEG from the coding sequence ATGATAATTCTGCTTCTGATCGGTTTGCTGACGTTGACGCGAAGCACCCAAGAAGCGGAATGCGACAAAAACATCGACTTCCACAATGATCACGGCTACGGCTACGACATCAGTTGCAAATCCTTAACGGATGCCAACAAAGACGTACTGGAAGACAtcgtaattaataatgaattctcAGTTATGATTTCCAGCAGTACCATCAACAACGCCTCACCGAAATTGTTCCATAACGTGCTGAACATCAAAAAGTTAACCATTGACAACTCTACTTTTAAGATTCCCGATAATCAACCTATATTTGAAAAACTGGGTTCGTTGttggatttaaaaatattgaggaCAAACTTCAAGGCGTTCAAGAATGTGTTTCGTGGTATGGACAATTTGGAGGAGTTGGAACTGGATGAAAACGATTTGGAATATATTCCTGAGGGCacgtttgaaaatattcagcaTTTGCAAATGTTGAAAATCACCAACAATAAACTTAAACATATGAGGGATATACCGATATGTGAAACGAAAAAGTTGAAGATGCTCAATTTGGAGCACAACATGATATCCACGTTGTCCAACTTTAAATTCAGCTGCAACAAACACAGAGATTCGATAGGTTTGAGCTTGAACGATGACATGTTGAATGTAGGCATACAAGATAATTCATATTTGAATACGTCAGAAACATTTACCAATTTGATTATGCTTAACTTGAAACATAACAGCATCACGGATATAGGACTCTCATTGGCAGATTTAAAGGGTTTGAAGATTATTGATTTGGAAGGGAACAATCTGAAGACGATTAGATTGGCACAGTTTGATGGACTAGATAGTttggagaaaattaatttaagaaataacaaaattaagatgATCGACGATGCGGTGTTTCTGAAGAAGCCTTACCTCTATAACTTGAATTTGGAAGGTAATTTAATAaccaaaattaacttaaacagTACTACAACACTAAGACACCTTAATTTAGCCCAcaacaaattagttttaaccagtttaagtattttaaataatttaaagggaTTGAAAGAATTGGTGATAAGCAACAATCAAATATCGGAGATAATACCTAacgaatttagaaattttacgtCCTTGGAAATCCTAGACGTATCATCAAACAATTTAACTCTACACAACGAATCTTTTAATGACCTGAAAAGTCTCCAGAACCTTATAATCAGCAACAACAATATAAAACGCCTTCCTTCAGGCGTGTTCGCGACGACCTTGGAACTGAAAACTCTCGACATATCGCACAATCAATTCGAGGTCTTGCCCACCGATgtattttacagtttaatcAACCTAGAATCGCTCAACATGAGTTACAACAGACTAGAAAATTTGCAGTTCATTTTATTCAAGCCGTTAAAGAAACTCAACTTATTGGACATAGCAGGAAATagactgaaatatattcagtatgacttaataataaacaatctacCTTCACTTTctgttattaatgtaaagcATAATTGGCTCTCGTgccaatttttatacaaaatgatCACTTTCCTGAAAGACAAAAGTATCAGTTACACTATTAacgaaaaatttgaatacgaaAAGGAAAACGTCGAGGGCATTTATTGTAAAGAGGGACACAATGAAGAAAACATAATTGCAAATCATTTGGTGGGCGACGAAAACGCTTCGGTTTCTTCGTGGGCCATTTTTTTGATGGTGCTTGCGGGTGTCTTCGCTTCCACGTTTGCAATTTACAAGGCGGTACTTATTTATAGGAGAAGAAGGTACACCGTTGATCAATTCGAACTTATTGAaggataa